The DNA sequence GCTACGATAAAAGTTGTTTTAATTTGCTGTGTCAAGCCATCTCTAACAGCAATGCTCTGTAGACTGTGACAAAGGGGTTGTCTGTATCTGCTAGGTTTTGTATTAATTTGGAAAAGGGCCATTATAAATTAGACACATAAGTAGGGCCAACAGTTTGTCTCTACCATGTGACCTGCATGGAtttaaacttgtatttctaTGTTTATCCTCCAGGGGTCCCCATAAGCAATCCAACAGCACAGTcaagtttttgagatatttataaaaaaaacagttagtTGATATAAGGAGAGTCAGGAGGGAAAGTGAACATGGATCTTAAAGCCAGTGGTCcttactcctggtcctggagtgctgCTGGCTTTCATTCTTATTCAGCATTTGAGTAGCATAGCAActgatcagttaaagcagttgAGTACACAGTTATTTCAGGTCACCTGTTTTTTTTAGTCTGAATCGGTCGTTGATCttaaggaaaaaacaaaaagcagcagactctgtggctctccaggaccaggattgcaTATCACTGCAGTAAAAAGAACAATGCATCCATATAAAGCTGGGGTGTCTTATCTGAATAGgaccggtgtgggtgcaggtttttgttataGCCCAGCattaagacacctgattctactttaGATCTTCATTGAAGACCATAAATAATTAGTTGAatcatgaatttatttttatgtaacttttttgtgcaattaaatgttttataactGCTCACATTTTGGCATTTCCTGCTGCTTTTAACAAAACCAATCATACCCCCGTACAACATTTAACAACACTGCTGAATTTAACGCAGGGGTGTCACTTGTAAACATCACTTGTAAAAGATGATGTCAACCATCATCTGTGCTTAATTTGTGACAAATACTTCATGACTTTTTGAATAATGAGGTGGTGCAACTGGGATACTCATTTCAGAAGGGGCTTGACAAAGAAGCTCTCACAACCTTTTTGATCACTGAGGTATTGATGCCTTGTAGTTAAATGATTAGGGGAGTTGGCTTGTAACTGGCAGGCTGTGGCTTTGTTTCCCAGCTGAGGTGTTGCTATTGTCCCCTTGAGCCAAGTATTAACTTCAGTATATTTTTCAgactgcttcagtaaaatatatagatgcataaatggattgtatgtttaaacagaACCTGTGTAAGCCACCTACCATGTAAAGGATCTGCCTAGCTCTGAACATGGTCATTACTGCTCAGTTATGACACCCTGAGAATAACTGTCAATTTACAAAAAATGGAGAGTCAGATTTTGATATGTTGATTGTCAACATTTATTGGGCTGATTGGTCATATCATTGTTGTGGATTATCATAAACTGCttacaaaatataaagaaaCAATATGAATTAACAATCCATCTAGTTATGTTTTATGATGCAGAAGAATGGCATGAATGCTTACattaacaatgaaaaatgatttataaactaaattatttgATATAAATCACAAGtcatacttttttatttctgtggcaGATATAGCCAGGAATCTGTTGCAAACAAGTTAGCAAGAATTTCAGAAGCCTGTCTTACCATTCTAATGACCCATCAAAGTTAAATAAGCATTTATTTCTTTCTAgatgacatttttcttttcttatacatttttcatttgtgagGCTTGTGAgttcttttttatgttacattgatttagcagatgctcttattcacaGCAACGTACAATACTTGCATTTGGTGGGTTATTCCTTTGTTGTTGTTCAAAGTCTGATGCAAAAATGGAACAAATACACAGTTACACATACATAAGAAAAGACTGAAACACCATTGTTTGTTATTTGTCAACAGTTAACTCTTGGCTCCTAAAATCAAAATTCAAAGAGTTCATTCAACTCTTAAGAGTTCATTTGAGTCCAAGAAGAATCAAACATAATCTATCAGATTAAAACTCTGTCAAAGTTGATTTAATGGCAGAAACATTACTGTGCTCTTTTCTCAGTGGAAAACATATCGGAGTGCAATTGCTCCACCAGCGCCTGCTCCATGTTCTCTAACAGCCTATACTACCTGCACCCCTTCAACATCGAGTACCACATCCTGGTCTCCGCCATGCTCTTTGTCATGTGGAAGAACATCGGTCGCACCATCGAGCCCCTGCACAACAGGAAGAGGCCGGTGACCAGGAACACAGGCCTGATTTTAGGCCCCATCCTGGGGCTGGTGGCGCTGACCGGCACCATCACTGTCCTGGTGGTCTATACTGTCAAGTTCAAGGAGCCGTCGGAGAGCCACGGGGGACCTGAGAACACCATGTTCTACAGCCACGGGATCATCATGCTGGCCTGCATGTGCACGGCGGGAAGCCTGGGCCTGGTGCTCTACAGGTTGGACAACCGGCCCCTGGACGCCTCCAAGAACCCTTCGCGGCAGCTGGACACGGAGCTCCTGTGTGGCTCCTCCGTGGGCGGCTGGCTCATGTCCTGGTGCAGCATGGTGGCAGTGGTGGCCAAAGGCGTCCCTGGCTACAGCTGGACCATTTTCCTGTTCTCCCtcctgctggtcctggagaagtACGTCCAGAACCTGTTCATCATCGAGTCGCTGTACCGCGAGCAGGAGGTGACGAACCCTCTCTCTACTCCAGAGGTCTTCACCGTCTCCACGCCCACCCACGACCTCCCCTCCAACGGCATCGTCAACCGGGCCTACGTCAACCAGGACGGCGGCTGCGAGAACGGGCGGTCGCACGGCTGCCCTCCGGAGCGCCCCGATTTCTCACTCTCCGCGCTGGCCAGCAGGGCGGAGACACTGAGCATGAAGAGGCAGGTTCTGAAGAATATCGCAgtgttcctcttcctctgcaaCATCTCTGTAAGCTCCTCGTGCACTAATAGCAATATTATACCGTGATATACCAAGGTTTGTTGttatgagacacacacaatctgATTTTGATACAGAgatatgacattacattgcaatcagctttataaatgaaaaaaactgtttccaccattttgtttttacaaaaattcatttttaatcattacATTCATGGGTTATCCTCACTCTAGTATATGGACTTTTATAAACTAAAAGAGGAAAGAATGACGCATTATTAGGACAAACCGAAAATAATTTTCTACTCATGCgcttgattgttttttttttccatctctttctctgtctctgtagcTGTGGCTGCTATCAGCCTTTGGCTGCCGGCCCCAATATGATAGCAGTTTGGAGCAGGAGACCTTTGGATTTGCCATTTGGACCACGGTGCTGAACTTTGCCATGCCCCTCAACCTCTTCTACCGCATGCACTCTGTGGCCTCCCTCTTCGAAGTGTTCCGGAAAGTGTGACTGAAGAACAACTGCTAATAGAAACAAATATAAACGCTCGCACACTGACTGTGAGCAGGTTCCACAAAGTACGATTGTAATGGTGATCAATAATCCAGAATGAGGTTGGTTTAGTCGTGTTGTCTATGatcaataaaaacacaaggcGCTAGTGGTGTATTACTTGAATTCATCACTCTCTTTTTTATCATCACTCATAATTGTAGGTTCTTTACGATTTCTAAATGGCTGTATCCTTTCACAAAGAGGAGTATACTGTGTTGCACAAATGCATTGATTATTTAATGTTGTATCTCAAAAAAGTGCCGAATATAGAAAATTAGATTTGTAAGGTAAAAGCCTTAAAACATAATaattttatacatatattttgtttatgtatgcatatgttATGGATGATGTTCTCACAAACATGTTACTCGATAGATTACATATCAATGTGATATGTAGAATCTGTAGAATTGCGATGTAATTTTACTTTGTCTCCGATGAACTGTTGTCTTATTATTGATTTCCtgggggggtatttcacaaagagttagctggataagtgagCTGAGTAAGACCCGGAACAACTCTCCTACTTCAATCCatattccagatttgggagggttccaggttttacagaAAGTATTtagccagctaactcagtatttCTGTTAAGGAGAAGATTAAATGCATATCATGTTctcaaaataatcatttttaattataaaGAGGATTTGCCTTGTTGCCTCTTCTTGAGAGTTCTGCACACTTCAGAAATGAAGTGTGTTTGCTGATGAACAACAGGTCTGATTTAGAAGAGCCGTTCCAGGAAATGATGTTCTCATTTTTGCCTGCACTGAGGTTAGCAGCTCTGCTTTCCTCTGCTGAAATTTTATCCTGACGCACATGGAATGTAGTGCTCTATGTTGTAAATATTTAGACTTTTTGGAAAGTATAatgataaatatacactcactgagcactttattaggtattctgcataccactcttgtaatgtgtggttttttatttattttactgtcaccttcctgtcagcttcgaccagtctggcccttttctgttgacctttctgtttttcacGCCATTCTAAAGtaaagtctagagactgttgtgtgtgtgaaaatcccaggagatcagcaaactaaaaactaaaaactaaaaccaacACGTCTgccaatcatgccacggtcaataTCTAATTTTTTCctattttgatggttgatgtgaacattaactgaggctcctgacccatatctgcgtgattttatgctgccactgctgccacacgattggctgattagataatcacataaataaattGGTAGTTCAtaatagtgctcagtgagtgtatttcacTACAACATTTAAGTCATATATGTTACATTATCTGGAAGAACCAATCATTTGTATATTTGCCCATATATTCATTGTGAAGCATTAcaatattgtttgttttcttgagGATATATATTCGAATTTAAATATTGACAGTATATTCTGTTTTCATGAGGTTATGCTCCCGGTCTGGGTTTACATCAGTTTTCGAGCCCCTACCTTGTAAGAATGGTTACTGACCCTGGAACAGAAAGTTCCAGAAGCAGAAAGGGCATGTCGACTGGCATGCCAGTCTGGACAGAGCATCAGGGAAGTTCATATTTGTGCAACTCAGTGGCCAGGCTTCTGTGGGAAGTCCTCTCCCTGAGAAAATGCACAAAGGGGGTATGGTTTTAGTagtttaaacatgaaataatatAATGCAATTCATGATTTATAGGGGCTTACATGTACTctaggtaagatttctgtgttaaaacattgttacaagaccattgtaaatcccttcctatcattgaaaaagggtcactgacatgttgactcaccctctgcctgtgtttatagtccttaaattcaggtttcaaaatctACAGTTGATGGACCAACCCTCTGTCTATACTCtgtccaaaaca is a window from the Conger conger chromosome 8, fConCon1.1, whole genome shotgun sequence genome containing:
- the LOC133135950 gene encoding proton channel OTOP1-like — translated: MVEHGGLDIMCLNKHRHSSSSSSTPEKENKRFNRLRVSLTEDYPKKNAETLSAQYGTNLLLFGAALMLAVSNHGQVVREEHLLSFITTIMIVQLLWMLSYSVRRDRQSTNMSEKDAHAGTRWLRGGITVLALLSLIMDAFLIGQYVGYKACASAAQAVYPVVHTLHTISQVHFLWFHIKDVIKTFETIERFGVIHAVFTNLLLWCNGIMSESEHYMNAHRKKLSALDMNHTEVENISECNCSTSACSMFSNSLYYLHPFNIEYHILVSAMLFVMWKNIGRTIEPLHNRKRPVTRNTGLILGPILGLVALTGTITVLVVYTVKFKEPSESHGGPENTMFYSHGIIMLACMCTAGSLGLVLYRLDNRPLDASKNPSRQLDTELLCGSSVGGWLMSWCSMVAVVAKGVPGYSWTIFLFSLLLVLEKYVQNLFIIESLYREQEVTNPLSTPEVFTVSTPTHDLPSNGIVNRAYVNQDGGCENGRSHGCPPERPDFSLSALASRAETLSMKRQVLKNIAVFLFLCNISLWLLSAFGCRPQYDSSLEQETFGFAIWTTVLNFAMPLNLFYRMHSVASLFEVFRKV